Proteins encoded in a region of the Lujinxingia litoralis genome:
- a CDS encoding HmuY family protein has protein sequence MNHLSKNLFLRLVVALFIAGTASACANDLRDDVDTETPDTDTDPDTDGEAYDWQQITLDARDAESFQFLNLPGGELVPDADFEQDTWHLAFQRFQILVNGGVSGAGSVSVQILEGEDFETLTRAPDGEYITDVQGEPDERGQNPGLVFQQEGAWYEYDQSTHTLSARDRVYVLRLSAEDYVKVQLLDYYDEAGTSGFVTLRFDSIAAPNGEITFPEGDAPEDPEDPEDPEDPEDPIEGAFTIDASSSEAWTYVSLVDKEAVTLSDATTELTWDVAIKRTVFQTNSGVSGAGLAGALPLNTDADFETLTTTNTLGFVVDTMEVPAGPPGAEPVAQNAALSSWFDYDMSTHTLSPAAGVFVVRLADGSYGKLQILSYEGGIYQLRFEAMEALVEALTLEVDASNAESWANISLTRGQVVEDGERWDIGLKNYQARAFGGTTAPEGSVGALAVEEAFEAVLEAPAEGYQLDETLTIQPSGAEYSGNPVLADWYDYDFATHTVSPADKTFVVALQDGGYAKVRVVSFADGVYELRLAYTGPNAKDF, from the coding sequence ATGAACCACCTCTCAAAAAACCTGTTCTTGCGCCTCGTTGTGGCGCTCTTCATCGCCGGCACGGCCAGCGCCTGCGCCAACGATCTTCGTGACGACGTGGACACCGAGACACCCGACACCGACACCGACCCGGATACCGACGGTGAGGCGTATGACTGGCAGCAGATCACCCTGGATGCCCGCGATGCCGAGAGTTTTCAGTTCTTGAACCTGCCTGGTGGCGAGCTCGTCCCCGACGCCGACTTCGAGCAGGACACCTGGCACCTGGCGTTTCAGCGCTTCCAGATCCTGGTCAACGGCGGGGTCAGCGGCGCCGGCTCGGTCAGCGTGCAGATTCTAGAGGGCGAAGACTTTGAGACGCTCACCCGGGCTCCCGATGGCGAGTACATCACCGATGTGCAGGGCGAGCCGGATGAGCGGGGACAGAACCCGGGGCTGGTCTTCCAGCAGGAGGGTGCCTGGTATGAGTACGATCAGAGCACCCACACCCTCAGCGCCCGTGATCGCGTGTACGTGCTGCGCCTGAGCGCCGAAGACTACGTGAAGGTGCAACTCCTGGACTACTACGATGAGGCCGGTACCTCGGGCTTTGTAACGCTGCGCTTTGACAGCATCGCCGCCCCGAATGGCGAGATCACTTTCCCCGAGGGCGACGCTCCTGAAGATCCCGAAGATCCGGAAGATCCGGAAGATCCCGAAGATCCGATCGAAGGCGCCTTCACCATCGACGCCTCGTCGAGCGAGGCCTGGACCTACGTCTCGCTCGTCGACAAAGAGGCCGTCACCCTCAGCGACGCGACCACCGAGTTGACCTGGGACGTGGCCATCAAGCGCACCGTCTTTCAGACCAACAGTGGCGTGAGCGGCGCGGGCCTTGCCGGCGCGCTTCCCCTCAACACCGACGCCGACTTTGAGACGCTGACCACCACCAACACCCTCGGCTTTGTGGTGGACACGATGGAGGTCCCCGCCGGCCCTCCCGGCGCCGAGCCCGTGGCCCAGAACGCCGCGCTCTCCAGCTGGTTTGACTACGATATGAGCACCCACACCCTGAGCCCGGCCGCAGGCGTGTTTGTGGTGCGCCTGGCCGACGGCTCCTACGGCAAGCTCCAGATCCTCAGCTACGAGGGCGGCATCTACCAGCTGCGCTTTGAGGCCATGGAGGCCCTGGTCGAAGCGCTAACCCTGGAGGTCGACGCTTCCAACGCCGAGAGCTGGGCCAACATCTCGCTGACCCGGGGTCAGGTGGTGGAAGATGGCGAGCGCTGGGATATCGGCCTTAAGAACTACCAGGCCCGCGCCTTCGGCGGCACCACCGCTCCGGAAGGTTCGGTGGGCGCGCTGGCCGTGGAAGAAGCCTTTGAGGCCGTACTCGAAGCGCCGGCCGAGGGTTATCAGCTCGACGAAACCCTGACCATTCAGCCCTCCGGCGCTGAGTATTCTGGCAACCCCGTGCTGGCCGACTGGTACGACTACGACTTCGCCACCCACACGGTGAGCCCGGCCGACAAGACCTTTGTGGTGGCGCTTCAAGATGGCGGCTACGCCAAAGTCCGCGTCGTCTCGTTTGCCGATGGCGTCTACGAACTTCGCCTGGCCTACACCGGCCCCAACGCCAAGGATTTCTGA
- a CDS encoding TonB-dependent receptor plug domain-containing protein, with translation MPPNPRHNAPLPGDGRARVLITLALGLSLLLAPPAAAQQAPEPPQDSAPPSPPRGADATAQPSPTRETRQARGQVVVTGTRRAQAREDSPVPVTVIDREAIDASGARDVSELLAAQAGVELVPTIGGTGVRLQGMDADYVLVLVDGQRVAGRIDGVIDLTRFTSRNIERVEVLRGPGSALYGADAMAGVINIITRTSDEPYEAEASLGYGQRHQLEVGGRAGMRREGWRAHLEANHRQAAGYDLSPEDIFSTGSSYNETQAGLGGARELGERWELGGRASYLVRRQERVDAGASRAVFDRLNAYEDALGSIYAERQGEGRLRTTATFQVFRNQFFYDQRHSDALDRYEDSRETQAIVESVYERPLSDTNILTVGVEGALHRFDSERLRDGVGERDRLALFAQNEWFLGDAQQLVLMPGIRLDLDSQYGFHPSPALSVRYQVFEKLNVLGSAAMAYRAPSFQELLLDFENPAVGYVVRGNPELKPETSRSFQLGALWRPLEQVDVEVNLFWNELDNLIGSTTSESAGADQALVFSYTNIARARTRGVESMLRVRPGKGVRLELGYTLTDTLDRDLNRPLEGRAPHRVSLAVGADRLPLGLKANLRAQLTSERPYYFAGTTELDAPDTAPASALIDAHLWRDVGDHLSVSLRGTNLLNQGDARFLPIAPRALFLALNARY, from the coding sequence ATGCCTCCGAACCCCCGACACAATGCCCCCCTCCCCGGAGACGGTCGAGCCCGGGTCCTGATCACCCTGGCGCTGGGGCTGAGCCTATTGCTGGCTCCCCCGGCGGCGGCGCAGCAGGCGCCGGAGCCGCCCCAGGACAGCGCTCCGCCCTCTCCTCCCCGCGGGGCCGACGCGACCGCCCAGCCATCCCCCACCCGAGAAACTCGCCAGGCCCGCGGCCAGGTGGTGGTCACCGGTACTCGCCGCGCCCAGGCGCGCGAAGACAGCCCGGTGCCGGTCACCGTCATCGACCGGGAAGCCATTGATGCCTCGGGAGCCCGCGATGTCAGTGAGCTCCTGGCCGCCCAGGCCGGCGTGGAGCTCGTACCCACCATCGGCGGCACCGGGGTGCGCCTGCAGGGCATGGACGCCGACTACGTGCTCGTCCTGGTCGATGGCCAACGCGTGGCCGGGCGCATCGACGGGGTGATCGACCTGACTCGCTTCACCTCCCGCAACATCGAGCGGGTCGAGGTGCTGCGCGGGCCCGGCTCCGCTCTCTACGGCGCCGACGCCATGGCCGGAGTCATCAACATCATCACCCGTACTAGCGATGAGCCCTATGAGGCCGAAGCCTCGCTGGGCTACGGGCAGCGCCACCAACTGGAGGTCGGCGGCCGTGCCGGGATGCGCCGCGAGGGCTGGCGCGCCCACCTGGAGGCCAACCACCGCCAGGCTGCTGGCTACGATCTTTCGCCCGAAGACATCTTCTCCACCGGCAGCTCTTATAACGAGACGCAGGCCGGCCTCGGGGGCGCCCGGGAGCTGGGCGAACGCTGGGAGTTGGGCGGGCGCGCCTCCTATCTGGTGCGCCGTCAGGAGCGGGTCGACGCCGGTGCCTCACGCGCGGTCTTTGACCGCCTCAACGCCTATGAAGACGCGCTGGGCTCGATCTACGCCGAGCGCCAGGGCGAGGGGCGACTGCGCACCACAGCCACGTTTCAGGTCTTCCGCAACCAGTTTTTTTACGACCAGCGCCACTCCGACGCCCTCGATCGCTACGAAGACAGCCGCGAGACCCAGGCCATCGTCGAGAGCGTCTACGAGCGCCCCTTAAGCGACACCAACATCCTGACGGTGGGCGTCGAGGGGGCATTGCACCGTTTTGACTCCGAGCGACTTCGCGACGGCGTCGGGGAACGCGATCGTCTGGCGCTTTTTGCCCAGAATGAGTGGTTTCTGGGCGATGCGCAGCAGCTGGTTTTGATGCCCGGCATTCGCCTCGATCTGGACTCCCAGTACGGCTTTCACCCCAGCCCGGCCCTCTCGGTGCGCTATCAGGTCTTCGAAAAACTCAACGTGCTGGGGAGCGCGGCGATGGCCTACCGCGCGCCGAGCTTCCAGGAGCTTTTGCTCGACTTTGAGAACCCGGCGGTGGGCTACGTGGTCCGGGGCAACCCCGAGCTGAAGCCGGAGACCTCGCGTTCCTTCCAGCTCGGCGCACTCTGGCGCCCGCTTGAGCAGGTCGATGTCGAGGTGAACCTCTTCTGGAACGAGCTCGACAACCTCATCGGCTCCACCACCTCCGAGAGCGCCGGCGCCGACCAGGCGTTGGTGTTCAGCTACACGAACATCGCCCGCGCCCGCACCCGCGGGGTCGAATCGATGCTGCGCGTGCGCCCCGGTAAAGGGGTGCGCCTGGAGCTGGGCTACACGCTGACCGACACCCTCGATCGCGATCTGAACCGCCCCCTGGAAGGACGCGCCCCGCACCGTGTGAGCCTGGCGGTGGGGGCCGATCGCCTGCCCCTGGGGCTCAAGGCCAACCTGCGCGCGCAACTCACCTCTGAGCGCCCCTACTACTTCGCGGGCACCACCGAGCTCGACGCCCCCGACACCGCCCCGGCCTCCGCGCTGATCGACGCGCACCTGTGGCGTGATGTTGGCGATCACCTCTCGGTCTCGCTGCGCGGCACCAACCTCTTAAATCAGGGCGACGCGCGCTTCTTGCCCATCGCCCCCCGCGCGCTCTTTCTGGCGTTGAACGCGCGCTACTGA
- a CDS encoding heme/hemin ABC transporter substrate-binding protein, with protein MNQDRAGAALTSSKSRVMDRALAALAMALVALCAATQIACDSGAKTSTDEGGAQASTATQPEERADGAEAAAADDPVEAERLVVLGGPIAEIAFALGAGDQVVAADKSAEYPPEAAAVATLDYYRKTSVEAVLSRRPGRVLASEGVGPAEVVDQLKAAGVEVTVFEEPHNIAQARERILKVGEALGRSEEARGLVAEFDATLENAEASAARVDGEPRAIFVYARGPGTLLIGGRGTSAATAIELAGANLVSGVEDFRPMSAEGLIATRPDVIVMTEKGLKSLGGVDKVWELPGMSQTPAAGFRQVVVVDDLKLLGFGPRFGEAVSELSAGFANLERAESPQ; from the coding sequence ATGAACCAGGACAGGGCCGGGGCCGCACTTACCTCTTCGAAGTCGCGTGTGATGGACCGCGCGCTGGCCGCGCTGGCGATGGCGCTGGTGGCCCTGTGTGCGGCAACCCAGATCGCCTGCGACTCCGGCGCGAAGACCTCCACCGACGAGGGAGGCGCCCAGGCCAGCACCGCCACGCAACCCGAAGAGCGCGCCGATGGCGCGGAGGCCGCCGCGGCAGACGACCCCGTCGAAGCCGAGCGCCTGGTCGTGCTGGGCGGCCCCATCGCCGAGATCGCCTTTGCGCTGGGCGCAGGCGATCAGGTCGTCGCCGCCGACAAGTCCGCTGAATACCCGCCCGAGGCCGCCGCGGTCGCCACGCTCGACTACTACCGAAAGACGTCTGTGGAGGCCGTGCTCTCCAGGCGTCCCGGGCGCGTGCTGGCCTCGGAGGGCGTGGGCCCGGCCGAGGTCGTCGACCAGCTCAAAGCGGCCGGCGTCGAGGTCACGGTGTTCGAGGAGCCCCATAACATCGCCCAGGCTCGCGAACGCATCCTCAAGGTCGGCGAGGCGCTCGGACGCAGCGAAGAGGCCCGGGGGCTGGTGGCCGAGTTCGACGCGACGCTGGAGAACGCGGAAGCCTCCGCCGCCCGGGTCGACGGGGAGCCGCGCGCGATTTTTGTCTACGCCCGCGGCCCGGGCACCCTGCTCATCGGCGGCCGTGGCACAAGCGCCGCCACCGCCATTGAGCTGGCCGGCGCGAACCTTGTCTCCGGGGTGGAGGACTTTCGCCCGATGAGCGCCGAGGGGCTGATCGCCACTCGCCCCGACGTGATCGTCATGACCGAGAAGGGGCTCAAGAGCCTGGGGGGCGTCGACAAGGTCTGGGAGCTGCCGGGCATGAGCCAGACTCCGGCGGCGGGCTTCCGGCAGGTGGTCGTGGTCGACGATCTCAAACTGCTGGGCTTCGGCCCTCGCTTCGGGGAGGCGGTCAGCGAACTCAGCGCGGGATTCGCAAACCTTGAGCGGGCGGAGTCACCGCAATGA
- a CDS encoding FecCD family ABC transporter permease encodes MSAAMPHNAEFGSSPSGRAAERARRRGLTLVSLGGALVVVALVSLGAGAVAIAPGEVRSALISLVFGGAEADAMHLAVVGTIRAPRVLFGALVGATLGVSGAALQGIFRNPLADPGLIGVSSGASLGVACAMMLGGSLSGMKAGWLAGAMIPAAGFVGGLIATSIVYRLATRGGRTDVATMLLAGIAINAFCGAGLGLLIYAASDTELRDFTLWTLGSLTTASWSVLALATPVAVLAMAGLIAQQRQLNAMLLGESEAYHLGIDADAVKKRVVALSALAVGASVGFAGMVGFVGLVVPHLLRLAGGADHRLVLPGSALLGAALLVGADALARTVAAPAELPIGVITSLIGAPFFLWLLARQLKGVG; translated from the coding sequence ATGAGCGCAGCGATGCCCCATAACGCCGAGTTTGGAAGTTCGCCGAGCGGACGGGCCGCCGAGCGGGCGCGGCGCCGGGGGCTGACGTTGGTCAGCCTGGGCGGGGCGCTGGTGGTCGTGGCGCTGGTCAGCCTGGGCGCCGGGGCGGTGGCCATCGCCCCGGGGGAGGTGCGCTCGGCGCTTATCTCGCTCGTTTTCGGCGGCGCCGAGGCCGACGCGATGCACCTGGCGGTGGTGGGCACGATCCGCGCCCCGCGCGTGCTTTTTGGCGCGCTGGTCGGTGCGACCCTGGGAGTGAGCGGCGCTGCGTTGCAGGGGATCTTTCGCAATCCCCTGGCCGACCCGGGGCTTATCGGCGTCTCCAGCGGCGCGTCGCTGGGGGTGGCGTGCGCGATGATGCTGGGCGGCTCCCTCTCGGGGATGAAGGCCGGCTGGCTGGCCGGCGCAATGATCCCGGCTGCCGGGTTTGTGGGCGGTCTCATCGCCACCTCCATCGTGTATCGCCTGGCCACCCGCGGCGGCCGCACCGACGTGGCGACGATGCTGCTGGCGGGCATCGCCATCAACGCGTTTTGCGGCGCCGGGCTGGGGCTGCTGATCTACGCCGCCAGCGACACCGAGCTGCGCGACTTTACGCTCTGGACGCTCGGCAGCCTGACCACCGCCAGCTGGTCGGTGCTGGCGCTGGCCACCCCGGTGGCCGTCCTGGCGATGGCGGGGCTGATCGCCCAGCAGCGTCAGCTCAACGCCATGCTCCTGGGGGAGTCGGAGGCCTATCACCTGGGCATCGACGCCGATGCCGTCAAGAAGCGCGTGGTGGCGCTGAGCGCGCTGGCCGTCGGCGCCAGCGTGGGTTTTGCGGGCATGGTGGGCTTTGTCGGGCTGGTGGTGCCCCACCTTTTGAGGCTGGCCGGCGGCGCCGACCATCGCCTGGTGCTCCCGGGCTCGGCGCTGCTGGGGGCGGCCCTGCTGGTGGGGGCCGATGCCCTGGCACGCACGGTAGCCGCGCCGGCGGAGCTGCCTATTGGCGTGATCACCTCGTTGATCGGAGCCCCCTTCTTCCTGTGGCTTCTGGCCCGGCAGCTAAAAGGAGTGGGTTGA
- a CDS encoding heme ABC transporter ATP-binding protein → MPELRAIDMSLCLGGEAIVSDVSLGVKPGEFLAVVGPSGAGKSTLLGALSGELRPSGGEVTLGAKPLARWRLDALAGVRAFLPQSPSLSFPFPVIDVVLMGRQPLHDGGIRWVDEVLARDCLRLVGIEHLAERAYTTLSGGERQRVHFARVLAQVGPERRDPRYLLLDEPTSQLDVAHAFSALRVAREFCALGVGVICVLHDLNLAARFADTVALLAQGRLQALGPPEHVFTTELLATHFGVDADIVDHPATGALQVVVLGDRLSHSQETTPC, encoded by the coding sequence ATGCCTGAGCTTCGAGCCATCGATATGAGCCTTTGCCTGGGCGGCGAAGCCATCGTCAGCGATGTGAGTCTGGGCGTGAAGCCCGGCGAATTCCTGGCGGTGGTGGGCCCCAGCGGCGCGGGGAAGTCCACCCTGCTCGGAGCGCTCTCCGGGGAGCTGCGGCCCTCGGGCGGCGAGGTCACGCTGGGGGCGAAGCCGCTGGCCCGCTGGCGCCTGGATGCGCTGGCCGGGGTGCGTGCGTTTTTGCCGCAATCGCCCTCGTTGAGCTTCCCCTTCCCGGTCATCGACGTGGTGCTGATGGGGCGCCAACCCCTTCATGACGGGGGTATCCGTTGGGTCGACGAGGTGCTCGCCAGGGATTGTTTGCGCCTTGTGGGCATCGAGCACCTGGCCGAGCGGGCCTATACCACGCTCTCCGGTGGCGAGCGCCAGCGGGTGCATTTTGCCCGGGTGCTGGCCCAGGTGGGGCCGGAGCGCCGGGACCCGCGCTACCTGCTCTTAGATGAGCCCACTTCCCAGCTCGATGTCGCCCACGCCTTCTCCGCGCTGCGGGTCGCCCGGGAGTTCTGTGCGCTGGGCGTGGGGGTGATCTGCGTGTTGCACGACCTCAACCTGGCCGCGCGCTTTGCCGACACCGTGGCGCTTCTGGCCCAGGGGCGTCTGCAGGCCCTCGGGCCGCCGGAGCACGTGTTCACCACCGAACTTCTCGCAACTCACTTCGGGGTCGACGCCGACATCGTCGACCACCCGGCCACGGGCGCCCTGCAGGTGGTCGTGCTCGGGGACCGACTCTCTCACTCTCAGGAGACCACACCATGTTGA
- a CDS encoding hemin-degrading factor, which yields MLSTHTHDPSPLLNQLHALKEAEPKIRARRAAERLGVSEGELLASQIGQGVQRLEGDFKEMIRAFEAFGEVMALTRNESAVHEVHGRYEDISFDGMTGLVLHPLIDLRLFMWSWHHGFAVETPFRGGVRKSLQFFDIDGTAVHKVFRTEHTDEAAWEGFVEQYRSEDQSPLMETQARKAKAPETPDAEIDVAGFQARWQALEDTHEFFGMLSEFGVTRTQAMRLAPKGYARQVDPGAVVTMLEAARDQELAIMCFVGSKGCIQIFSGQVHRLVRTGEWFNVLDPTFNLHLKDGDIAQAWVVTKPTVDGDVTALEVFDDQGEVIALFFGARKPGVPEIDAWRTLAHAL from the coding sequence ATGTTGAGCACCCACACCCACGATCCTTCGCCCCTTCTCAACCAGCTCCACGCCCTCAAAGAGGCCGAGCCCAAGATCCGTGCTCGCCGCGCCGCCGAACGCCTGGGGGTGAGTGAGGGCGAGCTGCTGGCCAGCCAGATAGGCCAGGGCGTGCAGCGCCTGGAGGGGGATTTTAAGGAGATGATCCGGGCCTTTGAGGCCTTTGGCGAAGTCATGGCGCTGACCCGCAACGAGTCGGCGGTTCATGAGGTGCACGGCCGCTACGAAGACATCTCGTTTGATGGCATGACCGGCCTGGTGCTCCATCCGCTTATCGATCTGCGTCTGTTTATGTGGTCCTGGCATCATGGTTTTGCCGTGGAGACGCCCTTTCGGGGGGGCGTGCGCAAGAGCCTGCAATTCTTCGACATCGACGGGACGGCCGTGCACAAGGTCTTTCGGACCGAGCACACCGACGAGGCGGCCTGGGAGGGGTTTGTCGAGCAGTATCGCAGCGAAGATCAGTCGCCCTTGATGGAGACGCAGGCCCGCAAGGCGAAAGCGCCGGAGACGCCCGACGCCGAGATCGATGTGGCGGGCTTCCAGGCCCGCTGGCAAGCGCTGGAGGATACCCACGAGTTTTTTGGGATGCTGAGCGAGTTTGGCGTGACGCGCACCCAGGCCATGCGCCTGGCGCCCAAGGGATATGCCCGTCAGGTCGATCCCGGCGCGGTCGTCACCATGCTGGAGGCGGCGCGGGACCAGGAGCTGGCCATCATGTGCTTTGTCGGCAGCAAAGGGTGTATTCAGATCTTCAGCGGCCAGGTTCACCGCCTGGTGCGCACCGGGGAGTGGTTCAATGTGCTCGATCCGACCTTTAATCTGCACCTGAAAGACGGTGATATCGCCCAGGCCTGGGTTGTGACCAAGCCCACCGTCGACGGTGATGTCACGGCTCTGGAAGTATTTGATGATCAGGGAGAGGTGATTGCACTCTTCTTCGGCGCCCGCAAACCGGGGGTTCCCGAAATTGATGCCTGGCGAACGCTTGCCCACGCGCTCTAA
- a CDS encoding flavodoxin domain-containing protein, giving the protein MAHQDTIALIYSSQEGQTEKIAGHLADYFKSKSYPIELLDVDDLPDDFSPEHYAGVILGGSIHIGRFSKALIRFAKANHHALNQVANAFFSVSLSAAGDDEESRQEVHHYFDVFLEATGWQPMLLAAFAGAMPFSRYGFMKRMIMRSAGRRAEGGEKLDTSKDYEYTDWASVDAFGDEFIDQIATKQTHSEAPSAP; this is encoded by the coding sequence ATGGCACACCAGGATACCATCGCCCTGATCTACAGCAGCCAGGAAGGCCAGACCGAGAAGATCGCCGGGCATCTGGCCGACTACTTTAAAAGCAAATCTTATCCCATCGAGCTCCTGGATGTGGACGATCTCCCCGACGACTTCTCCCCGGAGCACTACGCCGGGGTGATTCTCGGCGGCTCCATTCATATCGGGCGCTTCTCAAAAGCGCTGATACGCTTTGCCAAAGCGAATCATCACGCGTTGAACCAGGTGGCAAACGCGTTCTTTTCGGTGAGTCTCTCGGCGGCCGGAGATGACGAAGAGAGCCGCCAGGAGGTGCATCACTACTTCGACGTCTTTTTGGAAGCGACCGGCTGGCAGCCGATGCTTCTGGCGGCCTTCGCCGGCGCGATGCCCTTCTCGCGCTACGGCTTTATGAAACGCATGATCATGCGCTCGGCCGGGCGCCGGGCCGAAGGCGGCGAGAAACTCGATACGAGTAAAGACTACGAGTACACCGACTGGGCCTCGGTCGACGCCTTTGGCGACGAATTTATCGACCAGATCGCCACCAAGCAGACCCACTCCGAAGCACCGAGCGCCCCCTGA
- the lpdA gene encoding dihydrolipoyl dehydrogenase has product MSQYDVVVIGSGPGGYVAAIHSAQSGLKTAIVEREPTERLGGTCLLRGCIPTKAMLHTADMLETLKKGDQIGVMANDVALDMAKMQAYKGRVVQKNAGGVSYLMKKNKIDVHLGHGRLAGKGKVSVEKADGKKETLSTKNVILATGSTCFHLPFIDMSPERVLDSDAILEMEEVPEHLVVIGAGAVGTEFASVFLRYGSKVTLIEMAPAVLPSEDHEVSAEAEKSFKKQGMTVLTSSRVTDVKADAAGVKMVVETKKGDKTSSQTIEASHLLVAAGRAPRTQDIGAKGTRLKINERGVVEVDEFMRTGEPGVYAIGDIVDTPWLAHVASKEGILAVDHIAGKNPRPINYRLVPMCTYCSPEVASVGLSERAAKEAGYDVKTGVFPFSAIGKAAILNKTEGFVKIVADKKYDELLGLHIIGPKATELITEGTLAMELESTIEELLMTIHPHPTLAEAVAEAAHAAMGHAIHI; this is encoded by the coding sequence ATGAGTCAATACGATGTCGTGGTGATTGGATCGGGACCTGGCGGCTATGTCGCGGCCATTCATTCGGCGCAGTCGGGGCTGAAGACGGCCATCGTCGAGCGCGAACCTACCGAGCGCCTGGGCGGCACCTGCCTGCTGCGCGGTTGCATCCCGACCAAGGCGATGTTGCACACCGCCGACATGCTCGAAACGCTGAAGAAAGGCGACCAGATCGGCGTGATGGCCAACGATGTGGCCCTGGATATGGCAAAAATGCAGGCCTACAAGGGGCGCGTGGTCCAGAAGAACGCCGGTGGCGTCAGCTACCTGATGAAGAAGAACAAGATCGACGTGCACCTGGGCCACGGTCGTCTGGCCGGCAAGGGCAAGGTCAGCGTGGAGAAGGCCGATGGCAAGAAGGAGACGCTGTCGACCAAAAACGTCATCCTGGCCACCGGCTCGACCTGTTTTCATCTGCCCTTCATCGACATGAGCCCGGAGCGGGTGCTCGACTCCGATGCCATCCTGGAGATGGAGGAAGTGCCTGAGCACCTGGTGGTCATCGGCGCCGGCGCGGTGGGCACCGAGTTTGCCAGCGTCTTTCTGCGCTACGGCTCAAAGGTCACGCTCATTGAGATGGCGCCCGCCGTGCTCCCCAGCGAAGATCATGAGGTGAGCGCCGAGGCCGAGAAGTCCTTTAAGAAGCAGGGCATGACGGTGTTGACCTCCTCCAGGGTCACCGATGTCAAAGCCGACGCGGCCGGCGTCAAGATGGTCGTGGAGACGAAGAAGGGAGATAAGACCTCCTCGCAGACCATTGAGGCTTCGCACCTGCTGGTGGCTGCTGGGCGTGCTCCGCGCACGCAGGACATCGGCGCGAAGGGAACCCGGCTCAAAATCAACGAGCGCGGCGTGGTCGAGGTCGACGAGTTCATGCGCACCGGGGAGCCCGGCGTCTACGCGATCGGCGACATTGTCGACACCCCCTGGCTGGCGCATGTGGCCTCCAAAGAGGGGATTCTGGCCGTGGATCATATCGCGGGTAAAAATCCCCGACCCATCAACTACCGCCTGGTGCCCATGTGCACCTATTGCAGCCCCGAGGTTGCCTCGGTGGGGCTGAGCGAGCGCGCGGCCAAGGAAGCCGGCTACGATGTGAAGACCGGCGTGTTCCCCTTCAGCGCGATCGGCAAGGCCGCGATCCTCAACAAGACCGAAGGGTTTGTGAAGATCGTGGCCGACAAGAAGTACGACGAACTTCTGGGGCTGCATATCATCGGGCCCAAGGCCACTGAGCTGATCACCGAGGGGACCCTGGCCATGGAGCTGGAGTCGACCATCGAGGAGCTCCTGATGACGATTCACCCGCACCCGACCCTGGCCGAGGCCGTGGCCGAGGCGGCGCACGCCGCGATGGGGCACGCGATCCATATCTGA